One Aegilops tauschii subsp. strangulata cultivar AL8/78 chromosome 2, Aet v6.0, whole genome shotgun sequence genomic window, ggttgtcatactcatcgacatgcaagtcatgattcctattacaagaatatgatcaatctcatacatcacatatatcattcatcacatcttctggccatatcatatcacatatatcacttgctgcaaaaacaagttagacgtcctctaattgttgttgcaagttttacgtggtttgtaggtttgtagcaagaacgttttcttacctacgtatgaccacaacgtgatttgccaatttctatttacccttcataaggacccttttcatcgaatccgttccgactaaagtaggagagacagacacccgctagccaccttatgcaactagtgcatgtcaatcggtggaacctgtctcacgtaagcgtacgtgtaaggtcggtccgggccgcttcatcctacaatgccgccgaaacaagaaacgactagtagcggcaagaagaattggcaacatcaacgcccacaacttctttgtgttctactcgtgcatagtaactacgcataggcctggctcatgatgccactgttgggaatcgtagcataattttaaaattttcctacgttcaccaagatacatctatggagtgtactagcaacgaggggaggggagtgcatctacatacccttgtagatcgcgagcggaagcgttccaatgaacgtggatgacggagtcgtactcgccgtgatccaaatcaccgatgaccgagtgccgaacggacgacacctccgcgttcaacacacgtacggtgcaacgacgtctcctccttcttgatccagcaagggggaaggagaggttgatggagatccagcagcacgatggcgtggtggtggatgtagcgggtctcgtgcagggcttcgccgagcttctacgagagagagagaggtgttgcaggggaggagggaggcgcccaaggctgttgtttgctgccctccctccccccactatatatagggccaagggagagggggggggcgcagccttgccccttcctccaaggaagggtgcggccagggggggagtccttcccccccaaggcacctcggaggtgccttccccctttaggactctcccttttttcttatctcttgcgcatgggcttcttggggctggtgcccttggcccatataggccaaggcgcaccccttacagcccatgtggccccccggggctggtggacccccttggtggacccccggacccctttcggcactcccggtacaataccgataaagcgcgaaacttttccggcgaccaaaataagacttcccatatataaatctttacctccggaccattccggaacctctcgtgacgtccgggatctcatccgggactccgaacaactttcgggtttccgcatacatatatctctacaaccctagcgtcaccggaccttaagtgtgtagaccctacgggttcgggagacatgcagacatgaccgagacgcctctccggtcaataaccaacagcgggatctggatacccatgttggctcccacatgttccacgatgatatcatcggatgaaccacggtgtcgaggattcaatcaatccgtatgcaattccctttatcaatcggtatgttacttgcccgagattcgatcgtcggtatcccaataccttgttcaatctcgttaccggcaagtctctttactcgtaccgcaatgcatgatcccgtgactaacgccttagtcacattgagctcattatgatgatgcattaccgagtgggcccagagatacctctccgtcatatggagtgacaaatcccagtctcgatccgtgccaacccaacagacactttcggagatacccgaaatgcacctttatagtcacccagttacgttgtgacgtttggcacacccaaagcactcctacggtatccgggagttgcacgatctcatggtctaaggaaaagatacttgacattggaaaagctctagcaaaagaaactacacgatcttttatgctatgcttaggattgggtcttgtccatcacatcattctcctaatgatgtgatcccgttatcaatgacatccaatgtccatagtcaggaaaccgtgactatctgttgatcaacgagctagtcaactaaaggcttactagggacaggctgtggtctatgtattcacacatgtatcacgatttccggacaatacaattatagcatgaataacagacaattaccatgaacaaagaaatataataataaccatttattattgcctctagggcatatttccaacagctggAGGGGCCAGCCGCCCGCAGGGGTGGTGCTGCCGCGAGCGCGACCACCGTTGCAGCAATGGCATGCGAGCGCGGCATGGCGGCTGCGATTGTGAGCTCGTCGGAGCTCACCGCCCTAGGCATCTCGCGCGTGTGGAGAATTTTGTTCGGTTTTTTTTGAACATAGAGAATTTTGTTCGTTGGCTGTGAGGCGAGGAAGACGAGGCCACAGCGGCGTTGTTTTTGCCTGAGAACGACGTGAGTAAGTTGAATTAATCCAACGGCTCGATCGGACGGCTGGGGACCGACTATTTTTGCTACGAAATAAGTCGGCTTTTTTGTAGCAGCCGCCTTTATTTATTCTTACTTACATTTCGATTCTAAGACATAAAAATTGTTTATGGCACATTTTTAAAATGTTGTATAAAAAAATTCACGCGACTAAAATGATGATAGCATTAAATAATGTTGCTGACATTTAGAAAAGTGTTCACACGTTACAAAAATGTGCTCGTGACATTAAAAAAATATATGCATGAAAAATGTTTGTGTAGTTCAAAAAATGTTTCATaccattcaaaaaaatgttcagcGTGTATTTAAAAATTGTATTACatttattcaaaaaatattccaATGTGTATTTCAAACAAATATttatcatgtatttgaaaaaatgtttacACAATGTAAAAACATTGATTAATTTAAAAAACATACCATTAAAAAAGTTCAatgtgtatttaaaaaatgtataatatgtatttaaaaatgttcaagACATGTATTTAAAGAATGGTCATCATGTATTTGACAAATGTTCAACATGTatcaaaaataagttccgtgtgAATACAAAAAATATACAACATGTACTAAAAGAGTATACATGTAttaagaaaagaagaaaaaaagaaagaaactgataaaaacacatataatcaaagaagaaataaaataaataaaaaatgaaacatgtattgaaaatatttttagcAGCCTTTACCCCCAAATTAAATAGATATTTGACTATTCATATGCAACATGAGTTAGTTCCTTCAATAGTTCGGATATTGAAATGCAACATGGCAGATCTATCGACAACGAGAAGGATGTAACCAACAACGTGCCAAAAACAATGATGAAACCAACAAAGGATAGCAGAATGTACCAATGTGATGCTTATGATCTACGAATGTTGTGTGTGAGGCTAAAAATGTATGTTTATGCCACGAAATGCAATGTAAAAGATTCGTATATGTGCATATGAGATGAAATATTGACAATATTTGTATGTGATATTGATAATAGTAGTGCAACCCAAAGCTGTCAATGATGAAACTCTGCTTGGGGCCCTTGTGATTGTCGGCACTCGTCGGTTGACCCACCTATAATGATGAAGTCTCGTTGACCTGGAAGCACTGACGAGTCGTTGCATATCGGCGGTGATGCGCTTTGGTCGGTCAGTGTTGTTTTGGCCCTATAGTACTGATTACATCAGATCTTCAAATACACGCTACAAGAAGGGAACACTTGCAACACccttaaaaaaataaaattacattatAGTAGGAACACTTTCATGACAAGAAACTTGGGAAAACATGTATCGAGTAAGCATTATGAGAAATGTCGGAAAAGCATCTTGCACAGGCCTATCACACACTTGGATGACATTTTTGGGCCTTCCATGACAAGAATATTCGTGTAGAAGAGAGGGCAGGAACTTTTCGTCCATTGCTCGGGTGAGTTACACCTCGCTCGATATACGCTCGGTGGTACCGACCTGGCCATGCTCGGATGTCAGCCTCTCATACAAACGCCacatgtggggggggggggggtagtttGTATCTAATATATTTTCAAAATACTGTTCATGCATTTAAAAAACAATTTTAAAACGAGTGGGAGAGGGCGGTGGATGAACAAAGTGCATGAAGCTCACGGAGGATGGCCCTCATATCCAACTCGATGGGGTTGGTTTTAAAAGTTTGAAACATTCCCTAGCGCTGGCGTGGTCCAATGACAAGTGTGTCATGTGGTGGTCTGGGTCATTGCCTTGCTATTGATCATGTTTAGACGCTTTGCAAGTAGGTGGACACGGCGACACTTTCAATAAGGACATGAGGGAGGATAAGCAACACTGCCACAACACATATGGGTGCTGTATTGAAATAGATGATGTGGAATTGTTGAGGGGTCTCGAGTCGTGCTTATTGTGAGAGGAGCATACAATTTTGTTCTCCAGTTACAATGCACACACATGTTTCCTAGTATAGTTAAACATATGAAAAAGTTGTTTTCATGCCTAAGCCCATGTTTGTTTGGGCTTTTACTTATGCTTTTGCAGCTTTTTCATTCTGGCAAAAAAGCCACAAAAGCTCCTAGATAGGGACTTTTTGCTTTGGCTCATGAATCAATATTGTTATGTGATGGTATAAGCCAAAAGCCGAAGCAAAAAAAAACACCTTTTTAGGAGCTTATTTGGCTTTTTTTTTACCAAAGTGAAAAAGCTGTAAAAACAGAAGCAAAAACCCATACAAATAGGCCTAAGTCATACAATTAGATGGTATATATTTTTCTTTGCTCGGACTCCCTTTCTTGGCTACAAAAAATGTGATACCTGTCGTGCTTCTTTTGTAAGCAAGACCTTCAAATGGATGACATGGAAACTTGTTTTCTAAAATACCTTCagaaggacacaaatttgaattggaaacttaattaaaatacatgtTTGACAAAATTAAAAGGTAAATATCTATATCGGCCAACCAACCTTGTTCTCCCCGCTTGCTCGCTTTTAGTAGGCTCCTTCTGTAAGCCACATACGTTGGTAGGGCCCACCAACCGCTTATCCTTTATTTCTTTATCCTATCAAACGGAGAGCACTCAACCATTCATCTTCTCCCGCACCTCTCTCCTGCTCGTGTCACACCTCCCACCTGGCAGCTCACCAGCGATGGCCGCCACCACCCCATGCGCACAGTCGTGTGCCCGCACACGCGTACACTCCTATCATGATGTGGCGTGCAAGGTCATCGGTATGGGGACGACAGGGATCGCATGTTGCGCCCCTAGCCAGTCACCGGGACGACGAGCTGCGATGACAAGTCCCTCACCCCTCGCACATGAAGACGCCATGACCGTGTGCCACCCACCCGAGTAGTCCTCCTCTGTCGTGGTCATTGCGCGCTCCGACGGGTCGTGCTATAACCGGCGGCCAGCCGTGTTACGACCAATGACCGGACATGCTGCAGCCATGATAGACGAAGATGCGCCCGTCGGCGGGCGTGCTACAACCGCCCACGGGGGAGTTGCACCCATCAGTGCGGCAGTGTTGCAACGAGCGATGAGAAGAGTTATGACGGGTCTGTGGCGTGCAAGGACGTCGGAACCCGCTACCATTTTTATTGGGCTCCTCTTTCAGAAGCACATTTTCTTTAACGAAAAGCACATTTAGTAGAAGGGAAAATTTGTGTATGAAGGAGAACCATATTTTGAGAAGAATAAAACAACAACATCTACAGGTCAAATTTAGTAGCTTCAGAAATTTATGTGATTTCCTAGAAAACAATTATGCGGTTGATACACCTCATTTTGGGATGTGCTTATGACCAATACAAACTAAGATTGATTTTTGTACCACCGAATTTCCGTAAAGCCAAATTAGCAATGAATTTTCTATCTGCCTTTACCATCCTCTTCCTATTTATATGATAGAAATTCGTCAATAGGATGCAGAGGCGTCCAGGTTTTTTAACTGAAGAAATCCTATTTATGGACTGAGAAACTGAAGACGTTCTACTACTTCTTTCTTCAGTTAAAAACAGCTGGATTAACAGCGCGTGAGATTGCCGCGGTCGAGCTTGAGTTGGATCCCAGTTCCAATTCAGCCGGCGACAGCTCCAATCCGAGTTGGGCAAGAATCAGGAGCTCTCCCCTGAATAAATGGGCGGCGCCGGTGGGAGCAGCAGCCCCAATTCGATCTGCTCGCCCACCTTCCCGATCTCCAGACCTAGGCACGCCATCGATGGCGGCCAAGGTGCTCCAGCTCCGCAGCGCCGACGGCAAGGTGCTCGTCGCTCCGGCGTGGGACTATCGCCCGGCCGCCGCCCAAGCCCTCCCGCTGGAGATGCGGGTGCCCTCGCGCGCCCTCGAGAGGGTGCTCCAGTACTGGACCAAGCACAGCCTGGCCAAGGCCACCGGTGAGTCCCGGGAGTCCCTCGCCCGCTGGGACGCCGACTTCCAGCGCCGTCTCGACGAAGACGGCCTCGTcaaggaggccgccgcagccGTCCAAGAACTCCGCCGCCACGGCGTCCACCATGGAGGGCGTCCCCGTCGCCACGCCGGCACGGGCGCATCTGGTGTCGCTGCTCCAGCCACCGCCACCCGTGCTGATCCCGTCCGTGCCTGGTGCCAACTCGTTCACCACCTCAAGGGTGTCGACCACGGAGAACCTAGCCCAGCGCCGACGGCGCCCATCGCTTTCCATGCCTCCGATATTGCCGTAGCCGCACGCCCTGGGCCTGCCACCACCTTGCCGGCCGCTGCTGGTGCTCAACCCGTTGGTGTCCGGTGCGCCATCCGTGCCCGTGGACGCCAGATGGCTGAAGACGAGGAGTCCGCTTGCCACCACCGCAAGCTCCCGGCTTCCAAGGCTTCCAAGCCTCGCTCTTCGGTCTGCCTGCCTGCCACTGCTGCTGCGCCCGTGAAGAAGGTCTCTCGTCAGGTCGCTTCCAAGGCTTGCTCTTTCGTCGGCTCTACACCACTGCCTGCCCCTGCCACTGCTGTGAAGAAGATGACTCCAGCAGCTTCAACTCTGCGCGCAAGAAGGGGGATGGGGGAGCTCAGCTGCAAGGTTCCGAAGCAAAACCAATCGCCATTGCCTGTCATTGCTGTTGCAGCACCAAGGAAGCAACCAATTCCTTGGCTGCGTCCAGTGGTATTACGCCTTCCCTAGTCTTTTAGTTGCTTCCTAAACCATGCACACATAAGTTTCATTTAATCTTTGTCCCTCCAGGTTCTGCACTTGCTTACCAAGATTTCTAGTGTTCTTTGAATCCCGTTCAGTCATTAGTAATTTTACTAGTGTCAGCAGAGTCTCCATCTAGTCTAGGCAGCAAAAACCTTGTTGAGATGTGTACGACATAGTTACCACCGCATCCATACCTGGTCCTAAGTTAAGGGTTTAAGTAAATAAAGGGCATTTTCAATAAATCAAAGTAAAGCAGATGAGCCTAAAAAGGAAACTCATGTACTGCAATTCCGGAACGAGACAGAGCGTAAAACGCACTCGCCGCAAAATCCAAAATGCCCGTTTGCTACCCGGCTTGTAGCAGGAAAAAGGAGTAGAATTGAACTTGTCGATACACACGTAATCTTGTGAGCTGCCTAGCATTTGGAGACTATGCTGACTCTCCTGTAAAATTAATCTTGGCTGAATTGGATTCTTAGGCACTGGCGTCGTGGTGAGTTAAAGTTGCAGTTTCCGACGAGTAGCATTGGTTGGTGAACTCTTGTGTGTATGTGTGAGTGAAGCTTTGAGCTAAGCAAGTCCTTGATGTACCGACTATCAAGTCCTCAATGTACCGACTATCGAGTCATATTGTAATCAATATCAGATATGAATGAAAAATTGTTGGCCTGAATTTGAGCAGAGCATTTGAGTAACTCTATTTATTTATATGTTTCTATGCGTCTTAAAACACTCCGCTGCTCTTGTCAGAAAAGTATGTACACGAGGTACGATCCGATGGATGCACCTATGATTTCACAATCCTTTGTTGAGTTGTGAAGCGCATGGACATGTTTGGGGGAGTTTGAAGACAGACTTTATGGTTACAGAGACTGCAATCTGATTGTCAAATAGGTTGCAGCTGTTTGGCAAATAGGTTGGGCTTTTCTCAGATCATGTTAACTTTTCACTTGGATTACAAATGTCAAGAATGTGAAAAAGGTTTCGGTGCAACAGCAGTCTTACCTTCTCTGGCTCCTTGAGAAATTTTCCTGTTCATTTGAACATTACAAATTCCACTGTCTATCCTAACATCTTCCCCAAGCAACCAAATATTGCGCTTGTACCGTTGGGCATTGCTTGGAACCACTGGATCTAATTTGTTACTTTTAAAGGAGCGACAACATGCTCAGAAGAACCTGATGATATTTAAAACTTTGCTACGTATCACCTATCAGGTGGTTCATATTCTGGACCCTGAATATGCAGTGCTTGCATTTGCAGTGCATGAAAACTGAATTTTAGGCATATTAAGACAATATGGTTACTACGCCCATGGGAGACAGCAAATGATAATTTTGTTGGAACTTTTGCGTGCTCGAAGGCCAAATCATTCTAGAAGACATAATTTCCTTTTTAAATATATTTTTCTCTTCAAGCAAGAATGCTGCCAAGATCTGTGCATCATGAACAATTTCTCTGAATCCATATGCAAATGTGGTACAGAGCATGCTGCTTTCAGTTTGCTCTGTTAGCACAAAACAATTATAATGATGTTATGTTTTTTCCCACCAGAAACTGAACGAGTACTGCATATTCATCATTAAACTGAAACTAAATGATAAGTATGTCAGTACAGAGGTAATGTTCTTTGCTACTGTTCTtcatcatgcatgcatggggAACGTATATGTGGAAGCTTCTCCTGTGGATCATGTTTTTTTTTCTCGGGCGGAAAGTACTAGTTTCCTGCTGCATTTTTTCCCTTGTGTGTTCAGTGACGAAAAAAATGCCTTTTTCTGGAGTTCTGCTGCATTTTTCTGATGAGTGTTGAATGATGAAACAATTTCCAAGATCTTACTGAACTTATTTACGTATACAAACATATTCTGAACTTATTTAAGTATACAAACATATTCTGAACTTATTTATGTCTACAATTTCCAAGATCTTTCTGAACTTCTTTCTGGGCCATT contains:
- the LOC109782156 gene encoding uncharacterized protein, which encodes MAAKVLQLRSADGKVLVAPAWDYRPAAAQALPLEMRVPSRALERVLQYWTKHSLAKATGESRESLARWDADFQRRLDEDGLVKEAAAAVQELRRHGVHHGGRPRRHAGTGASGVAAPATATRADPVRAWCQLVHHLKGVDHGEPSPAPTAPIAFHASDIAVAARPGPATTLPAAAGAQPVGVRCAIRARGRQMAEDEESACHHRKLPASKASKPRSSVCLPATAAAPVKKVSRQVASKACSFVGSTPLPAPATAVKKMTPAASTLRARRGMGELSCKVPKQNQSPLPVIAVAAPRKQPIPWLRPVVLRLP